Part of the Pseudomonas baltica genome is shown below.
CGCCTTGAAAGCCTGCGCGCCAGCAGCAGCACGGATGCCCAGGTACGCGACAAGACCTTGGCCGATATGGCCGGTTTTCGAGAGAAACTGCTGGATGCGGTCAAACAATACGAACCACTGGTCAGCGATGATCGTGAACGCGCTATCTATCTGTCGCTCAAGGATGGTCTCGAGAAATATACGCGCCAGCTGGACCTGCTCGAACCGTTGATCCGAACTGGCGACAGCACCCAGTCGCTGGCCTTCATCAACGCCAACATCAAGCCCCTGACCAATGACCTGGAAGGGGTGATCGGCAAGCTGATCGCCTACAACAACGACGGCGCTACCGCAGCGGGCAAGGAGGCCGCCAAGCTGTACAGCAACGGCCTGACTTTTGTCATCGGCCTGATCGCCGCGGTGGTGGTGCTGACCATCGGCCTGGCCGTGCTGCTGACCCGTAGCATCACCGCACCCATCACCGATGCGCTGTCGGTGGCAGAGCGCATCGCCGGCAGCGACCTGTCGCGTGAGGTGCTGGTGAGTGGCGGCGACGAAGCCGGGCGCCTGCTCAAAGCCCTGGCGCAGATGCAGGAAAACCTGCGCAACACCATCCTGCAGATCTCCGAATCATCGACTCAGTTGGCCTCGGCTGCAGAAGAAATGACCGCCGTCACCGAAGAGTCGAGCCGTGGCATGGTCAGCCAGAACGACGAGGTCAACCAGGCCGCCACGGCGGTGACGCAAATGAGCGCGGCGGTCGACGAGGTCGCCCGCAACGCCGAGTCGGCCTCTGACGAATCGCAACGTACCCAGGGCTTCACCCAGACCGGCCTGGCCCATGTGGCGCAGACCTTGAAGTCGATCCAGAGCCTGAGCGGCAACGTCGTCAATACCGGCGATCAGATCCAGGCGCTGTCGACGCGGGCGCAGAGCATCAACAAGGTGGTCGAGGTGATCCGCGCCATCGCCGAGCAGACCAACCTGCTCGCCCTCAACGCCGCGATCGAGGCAGCCAGGGCAGGGGAGCAGGGCCGTGGCTTTGCCGTGGTGGCCGATGAAGTCCGCGCCTTGGCCCATCGCACCCAGCAGTCGACCCAGGAAATCGAACAGATGATCAGCGGCATCCAGGCTGATTCCGAGCTGGCGGTGAATGCCATGAACATGAGCAAGACCCTGGCCACGCAGTCTCTGGACGTCGCTCAGGAAGCCAGCACCTCGCTGGACCAGATCGCGGCGGCCATCGTGCGCATCAACGAACGCAACCTGTTGATCGCCACAGCGTCCGAAGAGCAGGCCCACGTGGCCCGCGAAGTCGACCGCAACCTGGTGAGTATTCGCGAACTGACCGTGCAGAGTTCCGCCGGCGCCAGCCAGACGGCAACCGCTTGCGGGGAGATGTCCAAGCTGGCGGTCAACCTTAATCGCCTGGTCAACCGCTTCGTGGTTTGAGGCCATGGGTCCAGGTGCCGTACGCTGCTGATATCGACGCCCTTGAGCCCAGGGCGTCGATGTTTTTCATCAACGCTGTCCCCTTTTTTGCGCTCGGCTGTCACTGCAGGTAAGTGAATCCTGAAGAGAGCGCATCCATGCCCGCACTGACCCGCCGTCGGCCCCGACTGGCGTCATCGATTTCCTGTCGCACCTTGTGCCTGAGCCTGTTGCTCGGCGGTGGCACCCTGAGCGCGTCAGTCGCCTCGCAACTGGCCGTTGCCGATAGCCGCACGTTCAACGTGCCCGCCGGTGATCTGGGCGTGGCTTTGACGCGCTTCGCTGGCGAGGCTGGGGTGAGCCTGTCGGTGGACCCGCAACTGGTCAGCGGTCGACGTACGCCGGGGTTGTCCGGCAGCTACAGCGTCGAGGCCGGTTTCGCCAACCTGCTGCAGGGCAGTGGCCTGCAGTTGCAGGCGGTGGGCGCTTCGGCCTACACCCTGGTGCCCGCACCCCTGGGTGCGAACGCGGTCGAGATCGCCCCGACCAGCATTCTTGGTGCAACCACTGGCGCGCCGGCCGATGACGGCGAGCGCTACGCCGGCGGTCAGGTGGCCCGACGCGGTTCCCAAGGCTTGCTGGGTGGCCGCGACTTCATGGAGACGCCGTTCAGCATGACCACCTACACCAGCGAGACGGTCAAGAATCAACAGGCGCGCACCCTGGGCGACCTGATCGCCAGTGACCCCTCGGTGCGCGCCACCAACCCGGCGGGCGGGCGTTACGAACAGTTCACCATTCGCGGCTTCAGCCTGTTCAACAGTGACGTCTCTTATAACGGCCTGTACGGCGTCCTGCCGACCTACACCATCGATATGGAAATGGCCGATCGGGTCGACGTGCTCAAAGGCCCCAGCCAGTTGATCAATGGTATATCGCCGCGCGGCAGTGTCGGCGGCGGTATCAACGTGGTGCCCAAACGTGCCACCGACAAGCCCATCACCGAGTTCACCGGCAGCTATGCCTCGGACAGTCAGGTCGGCGGGGCAGTGGACATCGGTCGGCGTTTCGGCGGTGAAAACCAGTTCGGCCTGCGCTTCAACGGCGTCAAGCAGTCCGGTGACACCGAGTGGGATCATCAAAGCGTCGACCGGCAGATGTATGTGCTGGGCCTGGACTTTCGCGGTGAGCGGCTGCGTCTGTCGACCGACATCGGCCACACCGAACGCGCCACTGATGCGCCTCAGGAGCGTGTGCAGATCGGTGCCAACGCCAAGGTCCCGGATGCCGACGATGTGCACCGCAACTATGCGCAATCCTGGAGCCAGGCACGCACCAACGACACCTTCGGCACGCTCAATGGCGAGTTCGATGTCAACGATTCGGTGATGGTCTATGGCGGCGTGGGCGCGCGCAAAAGCAACCATGACTTTCTGCGTCATGCCGTGTCCGTCACCAACGATGCTGGGGATTTCAGCGTGCTGCCGCGCGACTTCACCCGTGACGAAAACGTGCGTACTGCCACGGCGGGCGTGCGCAACTGGTTCCACACCGGGCCCGTCAGCCATGAGGTCAACCTGGCCTTCAGCGACTTCTACATGGATTTCACCAACGGTGGCGCGCGCTATGGCGCCTCGCCCAGCAACCTGTATGACCCCGTACAAACGCCCACGCCGATCAACGCCACCCGCCAGGACGACAAGGTCTATACCGAGAACCGCTTCACGGGTGTGGCGCTGTCCGACACCTTGGGCTTCATCGACGATCGCGTGCTGCTGACCCTGGGCGGTCGCTGGCAGCGGGTCAAGGTCGACGACTGGACCAACGGCATCAAGGGTGCCACGGCCTATGACGAAGAGAAGCTCTCGCCCTCGGGTGGCCTGCTGTTCAAGGCCACCGAGCGGCTGTCGCTGTACGCCAACTACATGGAAGGCCTGAGCCAGGGCAAGATCGCGCCGTCGACCTCGATCAACGAGGACGAGATCTTCGCGCCGTTCATCAGCCGCCAGATCGAGGTCGGCGCCAAGTACGATCTGGGCGCCTTCGCCCTGACCGCCGCAGCGTTCCGCATCCGCCAGCCGGCCTATGAGACCAACACCACCTCACGGCGCTTCGGGCCCAATGGCAAGCGCGAGAACAAGGGCGTGGAGCTGAGCCTCTTCGGCGAGCCGCTCGAGGGCGTGCGCTTGCTCGGTGGGGTGATGTACATCGACAGCAAGCTGACCCACACCACCAATGGCAGCTACGACGGCAATCGCGCCCCGGCCACGCCCGAGTACAACATCAACCTGGGCGCGGAGTGGGACGTGCCCGTCGTCTCCGGCCTGACCCTGACTGGGCGCGGTATCTATTCCAGTTCACAGTATCTGGATCAGGCCAACACCAAGGAGATCGAGGCCTGGCGCCGCTTCGACGTGGGCGCGCGGTACGCCTTCAAGGTCGACGGCAAGGACGTGACCCTGCGCGGCAGCGTCGAGAATGTGATGGATGCGCGCTACTGGTCTTCGGCGGGCGCCTCCGACGACAGCGAGCCCGGGCTCACGCTATCGACGCCGCGCACCTATCTGCTGTCGGCTACGCTTGGGTTTTGAAGCAGCTTTGAAGCAGCTGCAAGCTACAAGCTACAAGCCCGAAGCTCATAGCCAACGACCTACCGCTTGCAGCTTGCAGCTTGCAGCTTAAAACTTGCAGCTTTTTCGCCCGAGGGAAGGCACAATTCGCATCCTTTTTTTTGCTGGCCATGCCGGGGGTCTCGAAATGATCAAGACGCCGTACTACCTCATCGACAAACAGAAGCTGCTGGGCAACATGCAGAAGATCGCCTACGTGCGCGAGCACTCCGGCGCCAAGGCGCTGCTGGCGCTCAAGTGCTTCGCCACCTGGTCGGTGTTCGACCTGATGCAGGAGTACATGGACGGTACTACGTCGTCGTCGCTGTACGAGCTCAAGCTCGGCCGCGAGAAGTTCGTCGGCGAGACCCACGCCTACAGCGTCGCTTGGGCCGATGACGAGATCGAAGAGATGCTCGCCAACTGCGACAAGATCATCTTCAACTCCATCGGCCAGCTGCAGCGTTTCGCCGAGGCGTCCGAGGGCAAGGTGCGCGGCTTGCGCGTCAACCCGCAGGTGAGCAGCTCCGATTACCTGCTGGCCGATCCGGCGCGGCCGTTCAGCCGCCTGGGCGAATGGGACCCGGTCAAGGTCGAAGCGGTCATCGAGCAGATCTCCGGCTTCATGTTCCACAACAACTGCGAGAACGGTGATTTCGGCCTGTTCGACCAGATGCTCAGCACCATCGAGGACCGCTTCGGCCACCTGTTGCACAAGGTCGAGTGGGTCAGCCTGGGCGGCGGTATTCATTTCACGGGCGAGGGCTATGCACTGGATGCCTTTTGCGCGCGCCTCAAGGCCTTCTCCCAGAAATACGGCGTGCAGGTGTATCTGGAGCCGGGCGAAGCCGCCATCACCCAGAGCGCTTCGTTGGAAGTCACCGTGCTCGATACCCTCTACAACGGCAAGCACCTCGCCGTTGTGGACAGCTCCATCGAAGCACACATGCTCGATCTGCTGATCTACCGCCTCAACGCCAAGCTCGCGCCAAGCGAGGGTGAACACACCTTCATGGTGTGCGGCAAGTCGTGCCTGGCCGGCGATATCTTCGGTGAATATCAATTCCCGGCGCCGTTGCAGATTGGCGATCGCCTGTCGTTCGTCGACGCGGCAGGCTACACCATGGTCAAGAAGAACTGGTTCAACGGCCTGAAGATGCCGTCCATCGTAGTGAAACAACTCGATGGTACAGTCGAAGTCGTACGTGAGTTTGGTTTTGCAGACTATCTGTCCAGCCTTTCCTGAGCTGGCAGCCTGAGGAGAAGTAAAGAAATTGAAGAAGAACGTTCTTATCATTGGTGCAGGAGGTGTCGCCAAGGTGGTGGCCCACAAGTGCGCGCAGCACAACGACGAGCTCGGTCGTATTGCTATCGCGTCGCGCAACATCTCCAAGTGCCAGGCCATCATCGACAGCGTCAAGGCCAAGGGCAGCCTCAAGCAGCCGGCCGATATCAAGGCTTTCGCGCTCAATGCGCTGGATGTCGAAGCGACCAAGGCGTTGATCCGCGAGACCGAATCGCAGATCGTCATCAACGTCGGCTCCGCCTTCCTCAACATGTCGGTGCTGCGTGCCTGCATCGATAGCGGCGTCGCCTATCTCGACACCGCCATCCACGAAGAACCGGGCAAGGTCTGCGAAACGCCGCCCTGGTACGGCAACTACGAGTGGAATCACCTCGAAGAGTGCCAGCGCAAGAACATCACCGCCATCCTCGGCGTGGGCTTCGACCCGGGTGTGGTCAATGCCTATGCGGCGTTGGCGCAACAACAGTATTTCGACCGCATTGATTCGATCGATATCCTCGACGTCAATGCTGGCTCCCATGGCAAATATTTCGCCACCAATTTCGACCCGGAAATCAACTTCCGCGAGTTCACCGGACAGGTGTGGAGCTGGCAGAACAGCCAGTGGACCAGCAACACCATGTTCGAAGTCAAACGTACCGACGACCTGCCGGTGGTCGGTGCGCAGAACCTCTATCTCACCGGTCACGACGAAGTGCACTCGTTGTCGAAAAATCTCGACGTGCCCAACGTGCGTTTCTGGATGAGTTTCGGCGAGCACTACATCAATGTGTTCACCGTCTTGAAAAACCTCGGGCTGCTGTCCGAGCAGCCGGTCACCACCGCTGAAGGCCTGCAGGTCGTGCCGCTGAAAGTGGTCAAGGCCGTGCTGCCCGATCCGTCGTCGCTGGCGCCGGGCTATACCGGCAAGACCTGCATCGGTGACCTGGTCAAGGGCACCAAGGATGGGCAGCCGCGCGAGGTGTTCATCTACAACGTCGCGGATCATGAAGAGGCCTTCGACGAGACCGACAGCCAGGGCATTTCCTACACTGCGGGCGTGCCGCCCGTGGCCGCAGCCTTGCTGGTCGCCCGTGGCGAGTGGGATGTGCAGCGCATGGTCAACGTCGAGGAACTGCCGGCCGAGCCGTTCCTCAAGGCGCTGGACGTGATGGGCCTGCCGACCCGCATCAAGGACGAACACGGCGATCGCCCGTGGAATTGATTCGTTGCTGATGTAGACAAGGTGCGCCATGACCGGCGCACCTTTTTTTTGCGCGCTATTTGCGTCGCTTCTCAAGCTCCCTTTGCGGGCAAGCTGTGTTCCCACAGTTCACTGTGTGAGAGCAAAGCCTGCTCGCGAAGGGGCCAGCGGGTTCAGCCGACTATTTAGAGTAACTGTACTCGCCGCCTTGTTCGATGGCCTTCTTGTACGCCGGGCGCGCCTGGAAGCGCTCGACCCAGGCGGTGAGGTTGGGGTAGGGCGCGAGCAGGCCTTGGGCTTTGGCGATTTCGCCGATAAAGCTCATCTGAATGTCGGCGCCGCTGAACTCTTCGCCCACCAGATACGGGGTCAGGCCCAAGGCGGTGTCGAGGTAACCAAGGTAGTTGGCCAGTTCCGAGTGGATGCGCGGATGCAGCGGCGCACCTGCCTCACCGAGGCGGCCCACGTACAGGTTGAGCATCAACGGCAGCATGGCCGAGCCCTCGGCGAAGTGCAGCCACTGCACGTATTCGTCGTAGGTGGCGGTGGCCGGATCGGGCTGCAAGCGGCCGTCACCGTGGCGGCGGATCAGGTAATCGATGATCGCGGCAGACTCGATCAAGGTGTGCGGCCCATCCTCGATCACCGGCGACTTGCCGAGCGGGTTGATCGCCTTGAGTTCGGGCGGTGCCAGATTGGTTTTCGCATCGCGTTGATAGCGTTTGATCTCGTAAGGCAGGCCGAGCTCTTCGAGCAGCCAGAGGATACGTTGCGAGCGCGAGTTGTTGAGGTGGTGGACGATGATCTTGCCAGTAGTCATGTGAATCTCCAGGGCGGTGTGTATCTACAGACTGCCATGCGGCGCTGAAGTGCTATCCAAACCATGAGCGTCGGCCTCCCGCTACGTCATTACGGTAGACGCGTCGTCGCGCTTTTCCTTATTATTGCCCGCCTGTTTTATGCGGACTCTTAATAACTTTCGCGTCTAAGCTTAGTGCTGTTTTAGCGCGGCACTAGGCCCCGCTGCCCGCGATCACTGTTTTCTGCCGAGACCCCTATGAGCCAAACACTTTCCCAGATGCGCCTGGGCCTGTTCATTCAAGCTGCCGGTCACCATTTCAGCGGCTGGCGCTACCCCGGCGCGCAAAGCGGCAGCGAGAATTTCAAGCTGATCCGGCAACTGACCGAGGCCGCCGAGCGTGCCTGCCTGGACATGGTGTTCTTCGGCGACAAGCTGGTCACTACGGCTCAGGAGCACCCCTCGATGATCGTGCGCTTCGAGCCGCTGACCCTGCTCGGCGCACTGGCGTCGGTTACCGAGCGCATCGGCCTGGCAGCGACGGCCTCGACCACCTACGGCGAGCCCTACAGCGTGGCGCGCCAGTTCGGCACCCTTGATCACATCTCCGAGGGGCGTGTGGCCTGGAACGTGGTGACCACCGGCTACGACAGCGCCGAAAACTTCACCCGCGCCACCCATCCGGATCACGCGCAGCGGTATGCCGTGGCCGAGGAGTTCGTCGACGTGGTGCGCGGCCTGTGGGACAGCTTCGAAGACGGCGCCTATGTCCGTGATGCCAAGACTGGCGTGTACCTCGATGCGCAAAAGATGCACCGCCTCGACCACAAGGGCGAGTACTTCGACATCGCCGGGCCGCTGAACCTGACGCGCAGCCCGCAAGGCCATCCGGTGTTGATCCAGGCCGGTTCATCGGGGCCGGGCATGGGCCTGGCGGCGCGGGTCGCGGAGGTGGTGTTCACTGCCCAGCAGGATCTGGCAGGGGCGCAGCAATTTTATGCGGATCTCAAGCGCCAGGTGGTCGCCCATGGTCGCGATCCGCAGCACTGCCTGGTAATGCCGGGCATCATGCCGATCATCGGCGCGACCCAGGCCGACGCGCAGGCGCGCTTCGAGCAGCTGCAGCAATGGACGGATCTGGACGCCGCCCTGCTGCTGGTCAGCGATCGGCTGGGGCAGGATCTCAGCGGTTTCGACCTCGATCAGCCGCTGCCCGACCTGCCTCTGCCCCAGAACATGCGCAGCCGCGCCAAGCTGTTGCTGGACATAAGCCACCGTGATGGGCTGACCCTGCGGCAGATCTGCTATCTGGCTGGCGGCGCCCGTGGCCACAAGATGGTGATCGGCACCCCGGCTCAGGTGGCCGACGAGATGATTGCCTGGTTCGAAGGCGAGGCCGCTGACGGCTTCAACCTGATGCCGTCGCATTTCCCCGAGGGCTTGCAGCTGTTCATTGATGGCGTGTTGCCGATTCTGCGTCAGCGCGGGTTGTTCCGCGAGCGGTACGAGGGCCGGACCTTGCGCGATCACCTGGGGTTGCCGCGCCCGGCGCATCGGTTCGCTGCCGCGCATTGATCACGGCAGGGGCAGGATCACCGTCACCAGTGCGCCCTGATCGTTGGTACGGGTCAGCTCGGCGTTGCAGCGTTTGGCCAGCGCGCCGATCAGGCCCAGGCCGCGCAGCGAGCTGCCAGTCGCGCCGCCGCTGCTCAGTTGATCGGCGCGAAAGCCTTTGCCTGAATCGCCGATCGACACCTGCAACAGGCCGCCGTCCAGGCGCCTGACGGCGAAGCGAATGGCGGGCGCTGCGGTGCCGCCGTGCTTGATGGCGTTGGTGATCAGCTCGTTGGTAATCAGGCCCAGATCGGACGCCAGCTTGAAAGGCACGTTGATCGACTCGGCTTCGACGCGCAGATCGGCATGGTTGCCGCTTTCGGCCTGAATCGAGGCCCGGATAAGATTGGGCAGGTACACCGCCAGGTCGACGAAACCAGTGGCGCTGCGATGCAATTCAGCTTGCACCGCGCCGACGCCTTGAATGCGCCCGATGGCCGACTCCAGCAGCTCCTTGGCCTCGTCCCCCGTGGCGCGAATCTTGGACATCTGCAAAAAGGCGATAATTAGCTGCAGATTGTTCTTGACCCGGTGGTCCAGCTCGGCCAACAGCACTTGCTGGTGGGCTTCGAGGTCTTTCTGGTCGGTGATGTCGGTGCAACTGCCGAAGAACCCGGCGAACTCGCCGTGACGGTAGTAGGGTGCGCCCTTGTCCAGGAACCAGCGATACGCGCCGTCCTGGCGACGCAGGCGGTACGGCAGCGTGAAGGCCCGGCGCGCCTCGAACGCTTCCTGGTAGAGGGTCACGCTGGGGTTGAAGTCGTCCGGGTGCAGGTCTTCGGCCCAGCCGTAGCCCAGCAGTTGCTCGTGATTCTTGCCGGCGAAAGCTTGCCAGGGCCGATTGAACCAGTCGCGCAAGGGCGTTTCGCTCGAGCGCCAGATCATCACCGGCGCATTGTCCGCCAGCTCACGGAATTCGGCTTCCCCTAGAGCGGCGTAATGACTAGCGTGCTCGGATTCGGTCATGTTGCGTTCTACCATGAAGAGTACTGCCATCAAGAGGTGCGTATAAGCCGGTGGAATCGGTAAAAAGGGTGAGCGGCGAGGGTATCGACAGGGTCAGCGGGAGTTCACCTTTGACCAATGCATGCACGATGTGCACGCTGCGCGACAGGTCGTGGGGCGTGTACGGCTTGGCCAGCAGGCCGACGGCGTAACGGGTGTTGGCCTTGGCGACGTCCACCTGGCCGCTGACGAACAGCGAGAATACGTCGAAGCGCTCGTGCAACAGTTGCGCAAGGTCGACCCCCTCGTCATGGCCACTGAGGTTGATGTCCACCAGCGCCAGGTCGATCGCGTTGGTTTCAGTCAGCCGCAATGCCTCTTCGGCGTCGTAGGCAGGGCCGACGATCTGATGCCCATCTTCTTCCAGGGCGATTTCGGCCAGCAAGGCCAGGATGGGGTCGTCGTCTACAAGCAGGATGCGCATTCGGCAAAATCTCGGCGTTAGCTCCGGTCGAAGCGGTGATGTGCAGTGGGCGCATCAGTTCAGAACAGCCAGACGTTGATCCGTTCAATCAGAAGTTGACCCTATCCTGTGGCCAGCTGACGCACGGTACGGTAGCGTGTTGCATTGCAAGGTTATTGGCAGTCGGCAGGGAGCTGCGCCTGTTCGAACTACCGCCACCCACCGTGATCACATCTGCAGGTGCTTATGCCTCAATGTCACGCCCACAGGGACATCCGGGACGCTCCATGAGTCAAACTCCAACAGAGATTCTTCAGGCAGAGATCGATCGCCTCCGCGCGCAATTGCGCCGCATGCAGCCCGAGGTCGTGGCTCCCGGCCCCATTGACCTGGCGCAAAGTCAGCAACAGTACCAACAGCTGCTGGATGTGATCGACGAAGGTTTCTGCATTATCCAGATGAAATTCGATGAGCAGGGCCGCCCCTGCGATTACCTGTTTATCGAGACCAACCGTGCATTCGAAGGCCAGACCGGGCTGGTAGGGGCTCAAGGGCGGTGGATGCGCGATCTGGTCCCGGAGCACGACCAGCACTGGTTCGATATCTACGGCCAAGTGGCCAGGAGCGGCGAGTCGATCCGCTTTGAAAATCGCGCCGATGCTCTGGATCGCTGGTTTGCCGTACACGCGATTGCCTTGAACGACGGTACCGACCGGGTCGCGGTGCTGTTCAACGACAAGAGCGCGCAGTATCTGGCCGAGCAGGCGCTGCGCGAGAGCGAGGCCTGGTGGCGGGGGATTTTCGAGAAGCTCAACGACGGCTTCATTCTCGCCGAGTTGGTGCGCGATGCCGCCGGTACTGCCACCGACTGGCGGTTCCTCGATGTAAATCCGGCCTGGGGTCGCAACCTAGGCATCGACCATCAAGTCGCCAGGGGCAAAACGCTGCGTGAGGTATTCCCTGACATCGAAGGCTTCTGGATCAGGGCCGCAGCCGAGGCCGTGGCCAGCCAGCGATCGGCGGCGTTCAATCACCAGGTTGGCGAATTGCGGCGCTGGTTCGAGGGTCGGGTTCACCCCTTGGGTGGCGACCGCTTCACGATTATCTTCCAGGACGTGACCGAGGCCCATGCTGCGGCGGGCAGGCGTCAGGTGTTGCTGGAGTTTACCGACCAGCTGCGCGACATGCAGGACCCGGCCGAGATGGCCAAGACGGCCACCGCCGCGGTGGTCGAGGCGTTGAAGGCCGACGCCGCCTGTTACGTCTCGATCGCCGCGGGCGAGCGGCCGGTGGTGATCGGCGATTATCATGCGGCCGATCGCGCCAGGCCAGATTATGAAGAATTGCTCGGCACGTTTTTACCGTCGCGGGTATTGCTCAACGCCGACACCCGTGGCGATTCGCGCACGGCATTGCGCTCGGGCAGCCGCACGCTATCGATGATCAACATCCCGCTGATGGAGGCGGGTGTGCCTATCGCCGCCCTCTGCGTGCTGCACAACGAAGCCCATCCCTGGGAAGAAGCCGAGTCGCGGCTGGTGCGCGATATCGCCGAGCGCACCAACAGCGCCATCGCCCGGCGCAAGGCCGAGAACGATCTGCGCCAGCTCAACGCGTCACTGGAGCAGGCCGTCGTCGCGCGCACCGAAGACCTCCTGCGCTCCGAAGAACAACTGCGCCAGTCGCAGAAAATGGAAGCGGTGGGGCAGCTCACCGGCGGCATCGCCCACGACTTCAACAACCTCTTGACCGGCATCTCCGGCAGCCTTGAAATGATGCAGAACCGCATTGTTCAAGGCCGCTTCAATGAGCTCGATAAATACCTCGGCGCGGCCCACGGTGCGGCCCGCCGAGCGGCTTCGCTGACCCACCGCCTGCTGGCTTTCTCACGGCGCCAGACTCTCGACCCCAGGGCCACCGACATCAACCGTCTGGTGGCCGAGATGGCCGATCTGATTGCGCGGACCATGGGCCCGGCGGTCGAAACGCGGATGCTTACCGGCAACGCGATCTGGACCACCCACGTCGACCCCAACCAGCTGGAAAACGCCTTGCTCAACCTGTGCATCAACGCCCGTGACGCGATGCCGGACGGTGGCCGCTTGACGGTCGAAACGAGCAACCACACCCTGGATGCCAGGGCGGCCGCGGCCTTCGATCTGGCC
Proteins encoded:
- a CDS encoding methyl-accepting chemotaxis protein, giving the protein MVSQNDEVNQAATAVTQMSAAVDEVARNAESASDESQRTQGFTQTGLAHVAQTLKSIQSLSGNVVNTGDQIQALSTRAQSINKVVEVIRAIAEQTNLLALNAAIEAARAGEQGRGFAVVADEVRALAHRTQQSTQEIEQMISGIQADSELAVNAMNMSKTLATQSLDVAQEASTSLDQIAAAIVRINERNLLIATASEEQAHVAREVDRNLVSIRELTVQSSAGASQTATACGEMSKLAVNLNRLVNRFVV
- a CDS encoding saccharopine dehydrogenase family protein, which translates into the protein MKKNVLIIGAGGVAKVVAHKCAQHNDELGRIAIASRNISKCQAIIDSVKAKGSLKQPADIKAFALNALDVEATKALIRETESQIVINVGSAFLNMSVLRACIDSGVAYLDTAIHEEPGKVCETPPWYGNYEWNHLEECQRKNITAILGVGFDPGVVNAYAALAQQQYFDRIDSIDILDVNAGSHGKYFATNFDPEINFREFTGQVWSWQNSQWTSNTMFEVKRTDDLPVVGAQNLYLTGHDEVHSLSKNLDVPNVRFWMSFGEHYINVFTVLKNLGLLSEQPVTTAEGLQVVPLKVVKAVLPDPSSLAPGYTGKTCIGDLVKGTKDGQPREVFIYNVADHEEAFDETDSQGISYTAGVPPVAAALLVARGEWDVQRMVNVEELPAEPFLKALDVMGLPTRIKDEHGDRPWN
- a CDS encoding glutathione S-transferase, translating into MTTGKIIVHHLNNSRSQRILWLLEELGLPYEIKRYQRDAKTNLAPPELKAINPLGKSPVIEDGPHTLIESAAIIDYLIRRHGDGRLQPDPATATYDEYVQWLHFAEGSAMLPLMLNLYVGRLGEAGAPLHPRIHSELANYLGYLDTALGLTPYLVGEEFSGADIQMSFIGEIAKAQGLLAPYPNLTAWVERFQARPAYKKAIEQGGEYSYSK
- a CDS encoding histidine kinase dimerization/phosphoacceptor domain -containing protein — its product is MTESEHASHYAALGEAEFRELADNAPVMIWRSSETPLRDWFNRPWQAFAGKNHEQLLGYGWAEDLHPDDFNPSVTLYQEAFEARRAFTLPYRLRRQDGAYRWFLDKGAPYYRHGEFAGFFGSCTDITDQKDLEAHQQVLLAELDHRVKNNLQLIIAFLQMSKIRATGDEAKELLESAIGRIQGVGAVQAELHRSATGFVDLAVYLPNLIRASIQAESGNHADLRVEAESINVPFKLASDLGLITNELITNAIKHGGTAAPAIRFAVRRLDGGLLQVSIGDSGKGFRADQLSSGGATGSSLRGLGLIGALAKRCNAELTRTNDQGALVTVILPLP
- a CDS encoding carboxynorspermidine decarboxylase — encoded protein: MIKTPYYLIDKQKLLGNMQKIAYVREHSGAKALLALKCFATWSVFDLMQEYMDGTTSSSLYELKLGREKFVGETHAYSVAWADDEIEEMLANCDKIIFNSIGQLQRFAEASEGKVRGLRVNPQVSSSDYLLADPARPFSRLGEWDPVKVEAVIEQISGFMFHNNCENGDFGLFDQMLSTIEDRFGHLLHKVEWVSLGGGIHFTGEGYALDAFCARLKAFSQKYGVQVYLEPGEAAITQSASLEVTVLDTLYNGKHLAVVDSSIEAHMLDLLIYRLNAKLAPSEGEHTFMVCGKSCLAGDIFGEYQFPAPLQIGDRLSFVDAAGYTMVKKNWFNGLKMPSIVVKQLDGTVEVVREFGFADYLSSLS
- a CDS encoding TonB-dependent receptor gives rise to the protein MPALTRRRPRLASSISCRTLCLSLLLGGGTLSASVASQLAVADSRTFNVPAGDLGVALTRFAGEAGVSLSVDPQLVSGRRTPGLSGSYSVEAGFANLLQGSGLQLQAVGASAYTLVPAPLGANAVEIAPTSILGATTGAPADDGERYAGGQVARRGSQGLLGGRDFMETPFSMTTYTSETVKNQQARTLGDLIASDPSVRATNPAGGRYEQFTIRGFSLFNSDVSYNGLYGVLPTYTIDMEMADRVDVLKGPSQLINGISPRGSVGGGINVVPKRATDKPITEFTGSYASDSQVGGAVDIGRRFGGENQFGLRFNGVKQSGDTEWDHQSVDRQMYVLGLDFRGERLRLSTDIGHTERATDAPQERVQIGANAKVPDADDVHRNYAQSWSQARTNDTFGTLNGEFDVNDSVMVYGGVGARKSNHDFLRHAVSVTNDAGDFSVLPRDFTRDENVRTATAGVRNWFHTGPVSHEVNLAFSDFYMDFTNGGARYGASPSNLYDPVQTPTPINATRQDDKVYTENRFTGVALSDTLGFIDDRVLLTLGGRWQRVKVDDWTNGIKGATAYDEEKLSPSGGLLFKATERLSLYANYMEGLSQGKIAPSTSINEDEIFAPFISRQIEVGAKYDLGAFALTAAAFRIRQPAYETNTTSRRFGPNGKRENKGVELSLFGEPLEGVRLLGGVMYIDSKLTHTTNGSYDGNRAPATPEYNINLGAEWDVPVVSGLTLTGRGIYSSSQYLDQANTKEIEAWRRFDVGARYAFKVDGKDVTLRGSVENVMDARYWSSAGASDDSEPGLTLSTPRTYLLSATLGF
- a CDS encoding response regulator produces the protein MRILLVDDDPILALLAEIALEEDGHQIVGPAYDAEEALRLTETNAIDLALVDINLSGHDEGVDLAQLLHERFDVFSLFVSGQVDVAKANTRYAVGLLAKPYTPHDLSRSVHIVHALVKGELPLTLSIPSPLTLFTDSTGLYAPLDGSTLHGRTQHDRIRAR
- a CDS encoding LLM class flavin-dependent oxidoreductase — its product is MSQTLSQMRLGLFIQAAGHHFSGWRYPGAQSGSENFKLIRQLTEAAERACLDMVFFGDKLVTTAQEHPSMIVRFEPLTLLGALASVTERIGLAATASTTYGEPYSVARQFGTLDHISEGRVAWNVVTTGYDSAENFTRATHPDHAQRYAVAEEFVDVVRGLWDSFEDGAYVRDAKTGVYLDAQKMHRLDHKGEYFDIAGPLNLTRSPQGHPVLIQAGSSGPGMGLAARVAEVVFTAQQDLAGAQQFYADLKRQVVAHGRDPQHCLVMPGIMPIIGATQADAQARFEQLQQWTDLDAALLLVSDRLGQDLSGFDLDQPLPDLPLPQNMRSRAKLLLDISHRDGLTLRQICYLAGGARGHKMVIGTPAQVADEMIAWFEGEAADGFNLMPSHFPEGLQLFIDGVLPILRQRGLFRERYEGRTLRDHLGLPRPAHRFAAAH